The Montipora capricornis isolate CH-2021 chromosome 3, ASM3666992v2, whole genome shotgun sequence genome includes the window agaccggtacgAGAATTTGtcgtctcggtccagcaaccgagacgaaTTAAGACCGGCCTGActgagttcattgtcaggccggtctcatgtaaacgcataaaaagaaatgtatggcggccgatacgaactcatgccggtctgagttagtcccggtctcatgtaaataccccttAACTTGAAGATACCTCGTTTCTAAGGTTACAAAGTAAGGTACTTCAACTAAAATAAATCGCGTTCAAATTCAAAGTACAACTCGAGCATAGTTACAGCCTTCTGACATCCCTAGTATGAACCCGCCTAATTTCTTACTCTCATTTCTAAAGCCTAGGGTCTCATGTCCGAATATCTCTTCCAGTCATGCACAAAACAGAAGAAAGTTAGGATAAAGACTGGACAAGCATTCACTCAGAATTCAAGCTCAGAGCACAAATCTTACTCCAATCCAAAGAACCATATTTTGTCTCGTGTACCGTGAAGTGACAGTGAATTGTATGATAggagaagaaaaccaaaactTGAGAAAGTAATTGATCCATCGAACAAGTGTACAtttgtacgggattttcactGGAAAACAAGATAATGTCAGATATGTTTGCAAAGTATGAAGTAGCTTCTCTCTGAGGGAAGAGAAGGCCCTGGTAAAATGCTGCTCCCTTCAAAAACAGTATAGTGAAAATAGAGGCCGTACGCATACATGGCGGCCAATAAATCATTCTTAACtgtatgctaatcatcctcactagcgtCATGAGCAtgaaaaaagatacaaaaaaaaatttcattaaAATGACGCCAGTGAGGATTATTAGCATAACGACAAAAGAATAACttattgaccgccatttatgcataCGGTCTATTTTTTGGTCGGACAGTACCTCAAAATTCCCTATCTTTCCATCAAGGCctaaaactgaaattttccaaaaatacaTCATTACACAAAAATAATACATTATTACGAAGAATGATCCTTCGGATCTATGGAAActattttgaccaaaaattctggaaattccaGGCAAACCTGGCCATgtccgagttcatatctgcctcctcttcaaagcgagtctaagtgcgaggtTTTGCTcacgaaaattagttttcattcagatgTAAAAGTAGAACACATtactatcacaaaaacttcgcacttacactcgctttgaagaggacgaAGACATGATTATAACTTTTCTGAAATCCAATTTCGGAGTTttgaaatgacatcatttttgttCCAGAACGTTCCAAGAACCGGAAATACCGTTCTTAACAACTTATTCCTATTGCGTCCAGTTTCCACCaactttaatttcttgtttCGGCCCGAATACAAAAAGTCTTTTGTAAAGCTGCTTTTTTGTATTTAAGGCTTCTGTTTTTACTAGCCACGTGAGCAAAAGCACAGTGTCAGCGGATTCAACCTCgctctctttcttctttccttccCTTTTTTCCTTCGTCCAGCTTTCATActgatacatgaaatgaatcatatattgggctgcggatatgaaatcaagtggctatggtcctcgcagttatgaacgcaattttagcaattgcgtagagaagcctgaaaaatccaggacttcaacggggtttggtTAGAGCCTCGCACCGGGTTAAAACCACTTCCAAGTCCTGGATTTCCCCGCTTCTCTACGCATTTGCTAAAATTGCcatcataactgcgaggatcatagcttcacttgagtgtgtatTTCGACAAACAGTTATCGCTCCAGATAAGAGAAGGGATGAACAAAGTTGTAGACCTGACCTGACGCATCAAGGgatagaatttagaaatgtgCAGAGACTCTATGTTTCTGATCCCTGCTGCACTCTTTCAGATTCTCTATGCCGGAGTACCCTGCCTCTTAAATTACCCTGAACACTGAAATTTAAATCATCTAGCCACCATCacgtaaaacaaacaaacaaacaaacaaactgtaGCCTAAAAAGGAATATCAATAAAACAGCTGTTTTACCTTGACTGCCACCAAGAGTAGCGAGAAAAAAGGCATCTTTCAAACTTAATGGTTGGTATTCTTTAGACCTCCCTAAACTCAGCACATTAGATGCTTTGACGCAGTCACGAATGGCTACCAGCATAGACGGTGATTCGCCACCAGATACATCTAGAGAGTTTGAAGGGGAAAACGAGTGAAAGTTACATCATTGCTTGACTGTCTGAAATCAACTCATGAAATGGGCGACTTTGTTTTCATAGGAATTCTCCACCGAGGGTGGAAATACAGAAAAGGGCGCAAACAACAGAGAGAAAGTAGCAGCAAATGAGTTGCCTCAGTTATGTGAAGAAATGGGGGCTTAACTATtaaaatgcatgcattttgaCATCAATATATCACAAAGTTTCCATTTTGGTGTAAGCGCCTATTACCTATTAAGAAAAATACAGTTTGAATTGCAGGAacgattacgtttttgcaaacgttggccgtgtagcacttatatttgaacagacttatcTGATTAGAGTGTACTGTTAAGTGCTAGTTTCctaccccatataaaccatgtgagccttagccctactaatggaatggggcccacacaaggacagagaaaaactctgaccagggcgggccttgtgtgggcccatttccattagtagggcttatgctcacatggttcatatggggtagaaaacttgCAATTCACACGTTAAtgtcagttaagtctgttcaaatataagtgctacacggccaacgtttgcaaaaacgtaatccttccttgtacttgtacatgttcattgctgtgacttaataacatcttcagttcccacggcctgctcccgtctgaccttgtagctcagtcggtagagcagcggtgatcaaacctagcacttcacattacactctgatCAGTTAAGTCAGTTTGAATTGAGTTTGTTTGGGGGTTGGGGTTATCTTGATGACgcagcggtgagagcactcgcctcccaccaatgtgacccgggttcgattcccagactcagagtcatatgtgggttgagtttgttggttctctactctgcaccgagaggtttttctccgagtactatggtttcccctctcctcaaaaaccaacatttgacttgatttacgttgattgttgatttcagtttacagtgtccccagttagtgctccagcgctagaacgacaagACACTTAATAGTTCCTTTTTTGGGGGTAAAATTACAAGCACATTCTTTTATAACCTCTATTCCATACATAAGTGATGTCAAAGTTATATGGGATGATCTTATAGGGTACATTGCTGGACATATTGCACCAATCGTACATTTAAGGAAGTCATTTGGATAAGTATACATTAGGTTGTAAACAGAAAACACCCGAGTGTGTACTTTGTGCATTAGCGGTTGTGTACTTTGTGCATTAGCGGTTGTTTACCTGTTCCCAGACCAACTTTAATCTTCTTGTTGAGCATACCTCTGATATCGGCAATACCACTTCTGATACTATAATAATGAAATATTGTTAGTATTGGGGTACTGTGGTCTGTCCATTGTACTATTATGGTCCTGTTGGTATTTAATCCTGGGAAATATTAAAGCTGGAGCTTAACATATTATGCAACAAGAACATTGACCTTCTCCATGTTATCATGATAAGCAACCAACAATTTGCTGCTTTATCACAACAACAACGtgacacattaattttttgcctGAAACAATGAGTTTGAAAGTTTTCATTTTGACCAGGGCATGTACCTTACAAGCTAGAGCACTGAAAGAGAAGACAGATTACAATGCACGTAACTCTCAGTTGTTGATTCCCAGATCGAGGAAGTCTGCAGtcttttttgcattttggtcATTTGGTGTGGTACTGGCCAAATTTTAAATGCAACCCTGCATAACATCTGCCACAAAGACCAGTTAAAGGAGCCCGGTTATTCTGAGAAGATTGGGCAAAACAGATTATTTTGCCCCCACAAGAAGGCCAGCTGGGTGGGCTCGGTTAGCCTGAGTTTCCTAGGAGATTGGGCAAAAACAGCCATTGGTAAAAGGGCTTTTTTGCTCAAAAAGGAGACTTTTTGAAGACTGGCAGCAAAATTTATGGGTAATAGGATGAACGtagacttgaaaaaaaaaattcttaggTGGAGtgaatgaaagaacaaaaatggcCACTTGTTATTGAGCCAATACATGCATTGTGTGACTGCCTTTCTTTATCTCTTGGTTAGATAAAATGGTTCACCACAATTTATACTGTATTTGAATTAATtcatgacaaaacaaaacaaaataaaacaactgaTAAAACTTCAAACAGTTATAAATAGGTTCAATATTTGTTATTTAATAATGAACTCACTTGAAGTTAGATGTTGGACAATGTGCAACAGCTGAACTTCTTTCCAACATGAGATGGAGCTCTTCCTCTGATGAATGACAGCAATGAGCCATGTAAGTCTACAAAggcaataaaacaataatttacaCTAGAAATAAACCCATGAATGCAAACTACATCCTAATCTAGATACCAATTGCACCTACATGTATTAACAGATGAACTGCATTTATTTAGAACACTTACCATCAAGCTAAAAAGCCATTAACGATTTTCTTTGCCCCACCCTCTTCTCCCCCACTTTCTTTGACAATGTTAGATTGTTTAGAGTGCAACACATCACTCCATAAAGACAGCATAACTTTTAATGGGGGGAATTGGGATGTTTGCGGTTTCTAGTAGGTAAGTAAACGTGCATAACGCATCTGAACAACTTTGGgcgatttatttttaattaatgctTCTTCTAGATGGGTGAGAGATCCCATATGTATCTAGGCAAAGAAAATCGTTTAGTGTGTCTTCAGTGAAGGCGTGTTCCCCATTCCCTTTCCCTTCCCACTGTTTACAGCAGCATGTTAGGTGCCTATCTTTCCTTGATTTTTGCCACTCATGTGAGCAGTCTTCACCTTGGGTTATCAGTCTTCATCTTGGAGCTGTCAACAGTGAAAGCtccaggcctcagttgttcgaagggtggatagcactatccactggataaatcactattcactCCAGGGATAACTCAataattggttttgctagtgtttatccgctggatagtgatttatctgttGGAAAGCATTATCCACCCccggaggggaggggggggactcccatatggaacagacggggatgctcatcggagattttaaatttaacccctaaaagggaccatctgggcgtggatcaagctttttgtgacccctaaaggacccagtgcttttcagttggataagatcttttttaacaaatagaACTCAAGCCGTGCGCATCGGGAATGTCTCATCGGATTGGAAGCATACCCATGGAGGTATACCCCAAGGGACCAAGATGGGTGTCACCCTTTTCTCAGTTATGATAAATAGACTCCTAAGGGATTGGAATGTGAGAACAAAATACGTTGATGATACCACAGTTGTAGAAATCCTGCCTCGCAATTCAATAAGCCTTCTCGATTTGGCTGTTAGAGAcacacattcattttgtactgccCATAAGATGAAGCTAAACCCTCGGAAGTGTAATGAAATGCTGATAAATTTTATGGAGTACCCGAACTCTGTAATTCCACCTATTTGTATTGGAAATCACCAGCTCGAACGTGTCTCATCTTTTAAATTACTTGGTGTTAAAATCAGAGACGATCTTAAATGGAATGACCACATAGACTATATTTATTGTAAGGCCGCCAAACGTTTATATACCCTAAGAGTGCTTAAAAGAGCTGGTGTAGCGaatagcaatattttaaatatttataagtgCTCTGTCAGATCCATTTTGGAATATGCCGTGGCTGCTTGGCAAGACATCCCTGAATATTTGTCATCTAAATTAGAATCTATACAAAGGAGAGCCCTTAAGGTAATACTCCCGGGTGTTGGTTATAAGGAAGCCCTGACCATATCTGGCCTTCCAAGTCTAGAAGTCAGGCGAGAAACATTAAGTAGGAAGTTCATTGCGACGTGGAAACTCCGCCCTCAGGCTAATGTTTATAATGTTCCTTACAATCTTAGATCTGGGAGTGAAAAGTCCGTTCGCCAGGAGGCAAGAACCAAGAGAGCTAATGATTTTATAACTTTTAGATTTCTAGATTAATTATTATGTAGATTTTACATTAGTAtaccttaattatttttaatagttttgtaaATGATACCGCTTGATAATTCAGTTTATACATAGTTCTAACTGCAAAGAGTGGATTAAACGATATATATataaggagaccaatctgggtgtggctgaagcaaattttgacccctaaataaaacacattaaaaagaaaatttgacttctgtttctcttcgcgtaattctgtgtttcttcgcggaaccctaaacgagaccttggcggcttaaaatattggcgctttgcccggaacaccctaagcaagaccaaaatccaaaatttacacccctaagcgagacgacgagcatccccgtctgtttcatatgtgAGTGGCCAGGTTGGTAGAAGCATGGTTAGAACTataaccagcattaaataccatggaaaatCTATGGGTTTTTGTACTTTTTAACCAATTGCCAGCTTTGAGCAGGTACTTTCGCAGTAGTCTTCAAAGCAAGGAAGTGGACGCACAAAACACCCTTTGGTagaagttttaaattaacatgggcaaaagggggggggggagaattAGTGAAAGGACATATACTGTTTCAGACACAGGTATATGGTAATCAAAATTTATCACAAGATTTAGGTACAATGTACATCTAAAAAGTAATTACATTTGTTTTGCTATAACATTCCAAGTCTTGCACCTACCTTACTATTAAGCAAATTGTGTTTATCATAGACTGCAGTGTAAGAATCATCTGGGAAGCTATTTTTTACCAagattatttcattttttgtctCATTTATGTGAGTCtgaaaacaaaatgtatcaTTTCAGATTAGCGACAATGCTACCGTGTATAAATTATTTACATATTAAATTATCAAATTATTGAttattggggggaggggggggggggagatggTAATAACAAAAAGAAGCTTAAAAAGAGTGACTGATCTAAGGATTTAAATCTCGCCTTAGTCAACGATTTTCACTTGTCAATAAAAGATCCCCTTGTACATGACTGCATATTATGCTGTTGCGTACAAGGGGATCTCTTATTGACCTCTCAATGAGCTTATAATTTTGAGAGAAACTAGCACAGTGCATATACATGCATGTATCATTCTactttatcaactgagttgatgcTACCAAGTGTTCTTTAATTTGACCATTCAATATGCCCAACAAGGCTTTTCAAATAAAAGATTCTTTTTAATGTACAAAAGTGATAATACccagaaacaatattttctttgATCATGGTGGTTAAATAGCAATGACAGCAAGTGCTACAAATTTGACTACAAATTTTATAACTGATTGTGACAATGTAGATTTATTAAAAAATGATATTTGAAATTTCAGCCAAACCTGGATAGGAACATTATATTTCTCAGAAACATGTCCTAACTGCTTCATCAGTTCTGAGGTACAAGAAATCACAAATCTTGGGGTCACCACAGGAGTGATCATTGGATTCTATtgaatgaaaaggaaaatactgtaCTTTACATCATATCACTGACCAATTTTGACATATGGCATTGTCTAAACTTACGACAAACAGCAAAAAGACACAAACGACTAAGAGAGCTGAGCCAAcctcttttaaaaataattaataacttATACTGCACCTGAAGTTCCAAAACATGCTTCACAAACCTATAGCAGTGCAAAAACTCAACAATATTAACAATATTCAAGATTTTAGATGCAACTAATAACTTACCAACAAGAATTTTTTGGTACAATACAGTGTTGAAAAATACAGGTACATAATGAttgtaacttacttttgagcggtaccCGGTAATGTATTAATTATTAATCCATAATTCTCTCTTAACTCAGGGCCCGGGGCTGAGTTTAGGAAGCAATAAAAAGTACCATGATGATAATACCCAGTTTATCAAGCCAAGACATTATCATTGGGTGATCAAAGAATACTTCTTAGCCTTGTTTTCAGTCAATGTCAGAATTAAACAGACTGAGTGTTTTATGAGCTAAAATATACCAATAACCATACTATATTTTAATGAATGAACattaaatcaaacaaaaagtaaaagaacttAGCCTGCATTTAGGTGGTGCTAAATCATAAGCCAGAGGTTTCATTTGGATTACTTCACTGACAGCTGACTAAAAGCTTGCACCAGCTGCTTCACTCAGAGAAGTAGGAAAAAGGTGACCCTTTTTTTcctaaattgaagtaattaGGACAGATTCCCTAAAGCTGAGCACTAAGATTAAAAGTCCTTAGGGAGCTTatgcaaggacgacgacgacgatgccTAAAAATATCATTTCCCGTTATTCTAAGAATTTCGTGAGAACTCCAATTAAGTTGTTCGGAATGAAAAGTGTgcatcaacattgaaggaataACATTGGCATGAACGTTATGTTTGCAATTGTATGgggtgaaaattaaaaatgtttccTCAGGTTCTCATGTTCTCttcacaacctcaaatttggtcaattcatgtCATTGTCAGGACGAAGATGGCATAGTAATGTACACAAAAGTAAAACGCACATGCAGGGTGTGCAGAGCCTTTGCTTTCATTCAGTATTaatcctattgttttgtggcattcTCGTAGCCGTTCTTGTtgttgtccttgcgtaagctccctattttgaCAACAAATGTCATAACAGTCAGTCACTCTTAGATGAATCAAACCAGCCATCTCTACTCAAACCAACTTCAAATTTGATTGAAACCTCTGATGTGGTAAAGAAAGACCAGGAAGAAGATTTTCATACTTTTGGTTAAGGGAGGAAAAATAGGATGCGCACAAGGAGAGAGGATATAAACCTCTTCTACAAAACTCTTTTTTCATCTAAATAAAAACACCTTTCAGCATCCTCAATGGCTTGCTTTGTTGTTTCAATGTAATAATCGGGACTGTTTTGATCCATGCTGACTTTACCTATGTAACCTCTTTGACCAAATTCCGCtaaatcaaaagagaaaaagttaTAAATTGTTTGCTGCACTGGTTGTATTAATAGGATTAAGAACTTCATCGCTTTATCTAAAGCATTATGTAGTGATGAGAAAATAGGCCTACACAGACAGTATAAAAGGGACTACAGTTTAATATTGGGTGCACCCCAGAGCAAGGAAGGAATGGCAGCAACATGACAAATGAGGGTGGCAGGAACAGTTACACAGTCACCCTGAGCAATAACGGTCAATGGAGCAGGTTGGCAGCAACACACCCTGCGAGTGCCTGTATGGGGATAGCAGCAACATACCCCGTGATGCAACTAATGAAGGTGGCAGTGACACACTCTGAACAATGCAACAAATGAGGGAGGCAACAGCACACCCTggacaataatatttattggcATGGGGTGGCAGTGACACACCCTGCGACATGTGTCTGTAAATGGTAAGTTCTAATGTGAGCCTGCAAAATGTGGTATAGTGTGCACCAACACATGCAGTCCAGATGTACCggtattcaaaaaaaaaaaaaaaaaaaaaaaaaaaaacgggcaGGGAAGGGTGGGAGAAACTAATTAAAGGAGTGACTTGTacctaaaaaagaaaacatacaaTCAAAACATGGTAGCATGTGCACGAAGTGGCCGAACTGATAAGAGCAACAAAGCTGGCCTGTATTTTTCTGCTTAATTTGTATCAGAATGTCTGGTTTGCTTGGCTAGCGATAATAAACTGTTATAGTTACTGTACTGTCTCATATTACAGAACTTGAGTGAATTGCTAAAATTCATAACCCCCACACTAATAATAGTGAAATGACGAGGGGACAATAATATACTCGATCACTATCTGATGGTCAATAAAATTTATGAAGTTAATGTCAGTAAAAACTAGGAAATGGGGCAACTGTAAAACTCTCAAAATAATGATGTATCTCAAAAAATTATAGAAATTAAACTTCACAGCTACACTGCATCTcagtatatttaacaaataacaggagtacccaacgaccatttttgacaaaattgttcatATAATGTTGTAACCACTATTAGAATGTTTCTACGTCAATCTTCGTTAATATTTAACTTTCCTGGGAAAAAAATACCCGCTCTTCACTGCCAGCGAGCAAGAGTTTCAGGAAATAAAACTCCCAGCCAGCCATCGTGTGAGACAGCTTTTAACCAGCCAGCATATTTTAAAATGCGAAACGACACATATTGCCAGCCAGCGCATAAGGGACTTTGGAGTTTGCCAGCGAGCGTTGGCGTACGTTATGAGCCAGCCAGCAAGGTTTCAATACATAATTGTCGAAGGTACTATAAACATCAATAGTAATATATAAttcaataataaatgaaaattaataataataaatattaataatattaataataataacaacaataatagtaataataataataataataataataataataataataataataataataataataataataaaagtaccCCGGGTACGAGATTTCACAGTACAACATCATTGTGGACGTACTTGGGGGCTGGTCGACAGACGTGGAGGTAGCGGTGAAGGAGTTAGTTGGGAGGCGTCACAGAGACGTCCTCAAGAAGATGCAAAGGGCATGCCTATCCGCCACACTGAACATTGCACGTACTTTTAAGGTTGCGATACATTAGACATTATCTTACCCGTGCTTTGGTTTGTCTCCTGCTCTAGAACTTTGAACATTTAGCATATTTTAGCATAAATTGgtttagtttattatatatatatacatatacatattttaaccttactttttaattgtacactACCTTTTAACTCTAGTTTCACTAGCCGGAGCACAGGCCACGCCTTGGCGCCCTGTGTTCCTTTTAACTGTATAGCATACAGATAGTTTTTACTGctgcataattataataataataagctgtaCTCACAGTTTCTTGAAATAGAGGTCCTCGCTAAAATGTGAACTTCGGAAGTAGTTGCAGGGCGATCAATATGACACGTAAACAAATAACAACGCAATGAACACAGAGTCAAATGAGAGtatatttctttttctccttGGTGGTGCACTATAACAATTCGGCATTTAAGTGAAATGCGACCTGCAAAGTCAATGCATTAATCTTGCTGTTTCAATCAACTGGAAACCATTCCctcaaaagtttcacaccagaactggtgcaaagtttcacagcaaaagccatggtcgtaggttagacaatcaccgcaaaagtttcacaccagaactggtgcaaagtttcacagcaaaagccatggtcatagttggtcagacaatcaccgcaaaagtttcacaccagaactggtgcaaagtttcacagcaaaagccatggtcgtaggttagacaatcaccgcaaaagtttcacaccagaactggtgcaaagtttcacagcaaaagccatggtcatagttggtcagacaatcaccgcaaaagtttcacaccagaactggtgcaaagtttcacagcaaaagccatggtcatagttggtcagacaatcaccgcaaaagtttcacaccagaactggtgcaaagtttcacagcaaaagccatggtcgtaggttagacaatcaccgcaaaagtttcacaccagaactggtgcaaagtttcacagcaaaagccgtggtcgtatgtggtcagacgatcaccgcaaaagtttcacaccagaactggtgcaaagtttcacagcaaaagccatggtcgtatgtggtcagacaatcaccgcaaaagtttcacaccagaactggtgcaaagtttcacagcaaaagccatggtcgtacgtggtcagacaatcaccgcaaaagtttcacaccagaactggtgcaaagtttcacagcaaaagccatggtcgtaggttagacaatcaccgcaaaagtttcacaccagaactggtgcaaagtttcacagcaaaagccgtggtcgtatgtggtcagacaatcaccgcaaaagtttcacactagaactggtgcaaagtttcacagcaaaagccatggtcatacttggtcagacaatcaccgcaaaagtctcacaccagaactggtgcaaagtttcacagcaaaagccatggtcataAGTGGTCAGActatcaccgcaaaagttttaCACCAAAACTAATGCAAAGTTttacagcaaaagccatggtcgtaggttagacaatcaccgcaaacgtttcacaccagaactggtgcaaagtttcacagcaaaagccatggtcatagttggtcagacaatcaccgataaggtttcacaccagaactggtgcaaagtttcacagcaaaagccatggtcatagttggtcagacaatcaccgcaaaagtttcacaccagaactggtgcaaagtttcacagcaaaagccatggtcgtaggttagacaatcaccgcaaaagtttcacaccagaactggtgcaaagtttcacagcaaaagccgtggtcgtatgtggtcagacgatcaccgcaaaagtttcacaccagaactggtgcaaagtttcacagcaaaagccatggtcgtatgtggtcagacaatcaccgcaaaagtctcacaccagaactggtgcaaagtttcacagcaaaagccatggtcgtacgtggtcagacaatcaccgcaaaagtttcacaccagaactggtgcaaagtttcacagcaaaagccatggtcgtatgtggtcagacaatcaccgcaaaagtttcacaccagaactggtgcaaagtttcacagcaaaagccatggtcatagttggtcagacaatcaccgcaaaagtttcacaccagaactggtgcaaagtttcacagcaaaagccatggtcgtatgtggtcagacaatcaccgcaaaagtttcacaccagaactggtgcaaagttttacagcaaaagccatggtcgtatgtggtcagacaatcaccgcaaaagtttcacaccagaactggtgcaaagtttcacagcaaaagccatggtcgtagttggttagacaatcaccgcaaaagtttcacaccagaactggtgcaaagtttcacagcaaaagccgtggtcgtatgtggtcagacaatcaccgcaaaagtttcacaccagaactggtgcaaagtttcacagcaaaagccatggtcgtagttggttagacaatcaccgcaaaagtttcac containing:
- the LOC138041937 gene encoding guanine deaminase-like isoform X2 codes for the protein MRYVFCGTLVHSTSETMMDVCHDGIMGVDNDGKIAFIDNATNIDKLAQKYGFECKNVIYLKPARQFLIPGFIDTHIHAPQYVFTGTGYDLPLLQWLGKYTFPAESKFGSPEFAEHAYRKVVARLLKNGTTTASYFATIHYEATQILCNVVAEFGQRGYIGKVSMDQNSPDYYIETTKQAIEDAERFVKHVLELQNPMITPVVTPRFVISCTSELMKQLGHVSEKYNVPIQTHINETKNEIILVKNSFPDDSYTAVYDKHNLLNSKTYMAHCCHSSEEELHLMLERSSAVAHCPTSNFNIRSGIADIRGMLNKKIKVGLGTDVSGGESPSMLVAIRDCVKASNVLSLGRSKEYQPLSLKDAFFLATLGGSQVLGLDGKIGNFEVGKDFDALLIDAEAQNSPFDCFEADGTEVCLMIFFKIGDDRNIQKVFVAGRLVSGQERDVLKTSNTMHYN
- the LOC138041937 gene encoding guanine deaminase-like isoform X1, coding for MRYVFCGTLVHSTSETMMDVCHDGIMGVDNDGKIAFIDNATNIDKLAQKYGFECKNVIYLKPARQFLIPGFIDTHIHAPQYVFTGTGYDLPLLQWLGKYTFPAESKFGSPEFAEHAYRKVVARLLKNGTTTASYFATIHYEATQILCNVVAEFGQRGYIGKVSMDQNSPDYYIETTKQAIEDAERFVKHVLELQNPMITPVVTPRFVISCTSELMKQLGHVSEKYNVPIQTHINETKNEIILVKNSFPDDSYTAVYDKHNLLNSKTYMAHCCHSSEEELHLMLERSSAVAHCPTSNFNIRSGIADIRGMLNKKIKVGLGTDVSGGESPSMLVAIRDCVKASNVLSLGRSKEYQPLSLKDAFFLATLGGSQVLGLDGKIGNFEVGKDFDALLIDAEAQNSPFDCFEADGTEDVVQKFLMLGDDRNIQKVFVAGRLVSGQERDVLKTSNTMHYN